The Montipora foliosa isolate CH-2021 chromosome 6, ASM3666993v2, whole genome shotgun sequence genome includes the window tacttTTCTTATGGCCTCACAAGGAGAAAATCTCACCAAAATCTCGCTGTACACGTGAAGAAATGGCTGAGCTACAGCTGCCTCGTGAGACGCTTTGCTCAGCTTTGACTTATTTATGCAGCGGGCATTTAAGGGGGGAAAGGCGGAAGAAAACTCTCTGCACGTTCAGCAGGCTTTGCACGCAATACATGCAcgtgttttacatttttgtacttttttttccattccTTGAAAATAATTTGTTTCGCTTGGTCTTTCATCTTTAACGTCGTTCAGACCAGTTTCTTTCTCGAGGGGTAAGTAGGACGCTTCAATCAAACCAGAAGGGTCTTGACTGTTTACTACGTGAATGCATATTTTGATACGGTTTTCTTTTCCCTGGTGTAAAACAATTAAAATCGTTGGTCTGCGGAGAACGTCAACGAATGAACCACTGTACGAACATTCATCTCAGGGGCGAGAGTTTTGCCAACGGGCTATCGGTTGAGATGGTGTTACGTTTCCATAGTTTCCTATCTGCGGTTTCCAAGAGGCATCCTTCGGGCGTTAAAAATTGCTTTTTCCAATTTGCTTTCAAAGGGTTATTAGCGAATAAATGTCATTTTCAGGCCGTTTGCTTTAAGGCCTACGCTATGACCAACAGCAAAACACGAGTTGTCGTAGAATCACGAAATTTATGTCTGGGTTACGTCGGGGCGGGATTAAACCTACAATAGATATAAGGCCAGTTGGGAAGACAGTGTGTTGATTGGCCTGTGGTAATCTGGGATGGAGCAGTGTCATCTCACAGAAAAACCGTTATATCCGATGAACAACTCCATTGGTTACGAAGGCGCTTATCCATTTGATAGTGATTTATTTagcctgagtttttcaaaagatAGGTTTCACTATTATCCGGGGAATTATTCACTAGTAATAGTTAAAACCAATTAATTTAGCTACTTGTAAATGAACAAGTAACCATGTTGTGGGATTAGTTAATTTTAGTGTAATTCTTTAATCTCTTCAACCCACAGGAACTGCAACGCATTGCCACAGATTTGGGAGTCTACGTAAAGACAAAGGTAcggttgggaaaaaaaaaacaagaaaatgtatgttttCGTTTTATCATTGCaacaattttaatattgatAACAGACATACAGGACATAACCATATTCCTTTAGGTAATGTTGAGAAAGCTTGTACGTCTTCTGCTTAGGTCGAGCTTCTAGCTCGAGCTCGAGCTCGAGGTTTGAGCAAAACCGTCCACTGGGAATTATTTCTGTTCGCCTAAAAGACGCAATAAATATCGGTCAAAACATATCGGTAAACTGCATAAAGGACGAAAAAGATTCTGGACATTCAGCCTTTACTTGTGCCATCAAAAATGCCTCTTTCCTGCCTAATTTCGGAAACTGCATCAGATACCATGTCTCAAACGATTCCCTTTAACTTGCCTGAAAGCCGAACTGATTATAAAAAAGGATAAATGAATTTCATATTACATTTAGTCATTTGATGGGGCACTGCAAACCGGCTAGTAGATATTTCTTTTCGGTCGAAACCATCTGTAATGTACCTCACATATTTCGGACACAATAAGGAAAAGAAACGTTTGTTTAGTTTCCCAAtcaaggaaaacatacttttaccCACACACCCCTCCCCAATAATTAAGCCAATCACGGAATTTTGGTTGAAGCACATTGAGCTAAGAAAAAATTGACACACTAATCTCGTAATTACCGGAATCTCTTGTCAAATTATCAATGTATAAGGAAGTTTACTTTTCGTCGTGTTTACTTAATGAAAAAATCGCATGTTTTAATCACCAATTTGCTCTAAATACACAATACTCGCGTTGCTAAAGTAGGATTTCAAGAATGGGGCTCCATTTTAATTGCTGATTTAGAGTGTAAGATGGCTTCGAGTTCGTTCAAATTTCACAAACAAGCGTCTTAAAGAGAGAAGCTCGCCGAAGAAATGGACTGTATGTTTAGCGTCAATCGCGGGCCATTGACGCCGCGCAAACGAGACGCTTCGCAGTTTGAGGAATGTCGACGCAGAGCGCAAATTCAAAGAATGAAGAACGCTTTCCGCACGTTGTCATTCCGTTCAGAACCGACTATCGGAGAACAGCACCTGAGAAGATCAGCAAAATGCACTGCTGAAGCACCAAGCACAAGGGGCGACCTTGTTGTGGAAAAGAAATACGAAGATTTGATTCACGACTTCGTGCCTGATTGCTTCGAGCATATTCAGAATTTCCATCATTACCGGAGCGATCTCGCAAGGATAAACTCCGGCTTCAAGGTAATATATCTAAGCGACAGTGAAAGGACAGCAAATAGTGAGAACGAGCTTAGAAAGGTATATAAACAATATGTCAAAAGTGTAAGCCCGAATTCTTCTTTTAAAGGTCATTTGCAAAGGGTCCGTGGGAATACTAAGCAACCAGAAAAGATAGAAAACACGAACGAGGTTGCCAAGGATACTTTAActttgtctcaaaaatgcgGATACGAGGGCATCGAAAAGTGTGACAGAAGACTTGAAGCAAGCACGAGATATTCTAATCTTGAGGTTTTAGGGGAAGATACCTGGCGAAGCTGCACAGATTCCAATGAATCGAGTTCGAGAAATAAACAGAAGCAGCGATTACCGAGTCCGAGTGATGGCAGCGAGGATGATGCAACAAGTGACATTGAAGACCCACGTGGCAGGCTCGAAAAGGCGGCTGGGAAGTCCATGCCGAGCCAGCCGAGTTTCCAAAGTATTGACAGCAATTTTTCTGGTACAAAACCTCCGGTCACTACCCCCAACAGAATGTCCAGAGGATCGTCCGTACGAACGCTTGTTTATGAAAACCAAAAAGGCGATAAAAGTGTTAACCTCAATGGAACATCGTTTAGGCTAGAACCCTCAGCGTGGCAAGCAGAACAGAATCACTGTCCCCACGGCCTTGCACCATTTCATTCACGTTTCCCACATCTTAAAACGAGTTCTCTTCCTTCCAGCCCCACCAGACAAAGATGGAGCGAAACGGCAACTCCTCCTTGGCAACAATACAGAGTTCTCTGCGATGCATTTCGACCAAACAACTCACCCCAGAGCGTCGTGTGCCGGAAACGTTACCCCAATGGGTATAAAAGACCAAAGTTTGCGTCCACCACAGAGCTTGAGTACTATATTCATGTTGTATCCGAAGCGTATGTATGAATAAACTTGGTTAAACTTGGAACGAAGAAAATTCTGTACTGTGTTTGCCGGAATGCCTAAGCAATTTAAAAGCGCATTTCTTAGTGAATCCGGGAGGGGACAATGGAAGTAGCAGCTCTTGGTGCAGACGCATATTTGTGTAAACCATGATACAGTTTAAACGTTACCTTAATTAGGTTTTGTGTCTGAGTTACAGAAAGACCTTTCTATATAAGTCGAGATTTACAACGGGAAAGAATGTACAAAAGTTAACCTTTAACACGCATATGCAAAGACAGTATGTTGCTCAGGAAATGCTTTTGTTCCAGTTGCACTCGCGTCACATAGCCTGTTGCAAATCATACGGCCTGTGTAAAACCATGTTGGACGTCAGGCAATTTACTTGTTAATAGAGACGCTATTTAAGATGGTCACTTTTTTGGCATCCTCTGCGATTATCGTTGATGTAGGATCTACGATCATCTGCGATCGCCTGCAATCacatgaaaactgtgaaaataCCACGAAAGGATTTTGTTGCGCAATAATTAAACAGCTTTCAACATCTGCATAAATAAAGAAACCTCTGCGAATGAGAAAGTTTTTACTGCTAAAATTGCtttcgtaactgcgaggatcatagcttcacttgatttcatatccgcagttcaatatatgactcatttcatatgtcatttcattcgttgattcattcagcaCGTGAActttagaacccacaaatgaccagctcccaacttcagtggcttcagagctcagttggttagagggtcgcaccggtatcgcgaggtcacgggttcaaacccgttGACGTCCTGATTTTTTCAGCCTTCTCTACGCTATTCCTAAAATTCAACTGAAagttgcgtccataactgcgagggtcatagCTACACTTGAAGAAATCTCTATAGGCCACTTGGGATAATACCATGATACTTTTTGTTTGTCTCCCCAAGTtttacataagcattgtttttcgttttctaTTGGGACAAATGTAAGTcccaaaagaaactggaaacaatatgcttatgcaaaattttgcgggacaaacaaagagtattatggtattttctgaagtggcctaTAGAAGGCCAACCTATATGCTTGAGAAATGACTAATAGCAAGAGCAAAATGGAATCTCCTCCCATACACCCCAACAAAGGAGTTGATAATCAACATTAGTGGTTTATGCCTAACTgatcaaaaacgaaaacaaaaatgtaatGAGCGTATCGTAGTTTTATGTATTTATCGTGTGCAAATTAGATAAGAGTACTAGTGTTCTtctggcatgggtgggctctcaagtacagtcacaaatgagtctattttttagaata containing:
- the LOC138008831 gene encoding uncharacterized protein, encoding MDCMFSVNRGPLTPRKRDASQFEECRRRAQIQRMKNAFRTLSFRSEPTIGEQHLRRSAKCTAEAPSTRGDLVVEKKYEDLIHDFVPDCFEHIQNFHHYRSDLARINSGFKVIYLSDSERTANSENELRKVYKQYVKSVSPNSSFKGHLQRVRGNTKQPEKIENTNEVAKDTLTLSQKCGYEGIEKCDRRLEASTRYSNLEVLGEDTWRSCTDSNESSSRNKQKQRLPSPSDGSEDDATSDIEDPRGRLEKAAGKSMPSQPSFQSIDSNFSGTKPPVTTPNRMSRGSSVRTLVYENQKGDKSVNLNGTSFRLEPSAWQAEQNHCPHGLAPFHSRFPHLKTSSLPSSPTRQRWSETATPPWQQYRVLCDAFRPNNSPQSVVCRKRYPNGYKRPKFASTTELEYYIHVVSEAYV